In Lapillicoccus jejuensis, the DNA window ACCGACCTCTACCGCGACCCGGCCCGCGAGGTGGCCCGCGTCGTCAGCGCCGTCCGGGCCGGGTCGGCCCCGGGTCGCCCGACCGCGTCGCTGGACGAGGACACGTGGCGGTGAGCGACGGGTCGTCCGGCCCCGACGGCGCCGGGCGACGGCGTCGGCACCGCCGGGTGACCCGCCCCGCGACCGGGGGCACGCCTCCGCGTCCGGACGACGGCGGGCTGGACCAGACCCGCGACGACACGGACGCCGGCTGGGGTGAGGCGCCGGAGCCCGGCGACGCCCGCGACCGCTGGTACGTCGAGCAGCGCCCCCCGCACTGGGGCTGACCGCCGCTCGGAGTGCACGCGCCAAGGGACCTCTCCTTGCTGCGGATGTGCCCTTCCTGGACCGGGATCCGGTGCGGACGGGCACGTCCGGAGCAAGAAGACGTCCCTCGGGCCCGGGGGGCTCAGTACTGGGACGGCGGGGCGGGCGGGGCCGGCGGCAGGTCCTGGCGGTGCTCGAGGCTCTGGCCGCGCAGGAGGTCGCGGATCTCCTGAAGGAGCAAGACGTCCTCGGAGGGAGCGGCGGGCTCGGGCTCGTCGCCCGTCTTGCGCAGAGCCATCAGGCGGTTCATGGGGGTGACGATGACGAAGTACACCGCGGCGGCCACGAAGAGGAAGTTGAGGATCGCCTGCAGGACGGCCCCGATGGAGAAGGCGGCGCCGTTGATGGCGAACGTCCCCACTCCGCTGATGTCGGGCTTCCCGAAGATCGCGGCGATGAGTGGGTTGATGATGTTGTCGACGAGCGCCTTGACGATGGCCCCGAACGCGGCGCCGATGACCACCGCGACGGCGAGGTCGATGACGTTCCCTCGCATGAGGAAGTCCTTGAAGCCCTTGATCACGATGGTCCTGCCTTCCTCGGGTCGTCCCGCGCCCGAGCCGGGGGATGGTGGCTCAGCACCCTAGCCCCCGCCTGTGTCGCCGCGGTGAACGCGCGGGTCCTGACGGCGCGGCCGTCAGGGACCGTGGACGACGAGCAGGGGAGGGCCGCCGGACGTGGCCCCGAGCGCACCGGCGACGGCGCCGGCCTGCGCGGGCGTGACGGCCAGGACGACGCTCCACGTCGGGCCACCGCCCAGGGCGTCGTCGCCTCCGGTGCGCGGGAGGGAGAGGACGAGGGCGTGGTCGGCGAGCACCGCGCCGGTGCCGGTCGCGAGCAGGTCGACGGTGCCGCCCGCGACGACCCCGACCGTGCCGGGATCGGTGGGCAGCGGGACGGCGACCGCGACGCGACCGGTGGTCCCGGCCAGCAGGCCCGGCCCGGCCAGCCGCCCGGGCGTCCAGACCTCGCCGGCGTCGACCGTGCCGGCGGCGACCCGGCCGACGACGTCGGCCGTGGTGGTGAGGGCGGTGACCGGGTGCTGGCCCACCGGGCGCCGCTCGAGCCGGACGTCGCCGTCGGCGAGGCGCGTCCCGGCGGTCACGTCGCGCGCCGCGACGACGACGAGGTCGCCGACCGGCGCCGGGTGCGGGCGGATCTGCTCGACGACGACCCCCGCGGCCACCGCGACGAGCAGGGCGGCGAGGACCCGACGGGCCC includes these proteins:
- the mscL gene encoding large conductance mechanosensitive channel protein MscL, giving the protein MIKGFKDFLMRGNVIDLAVAVVIGAAFGAIVKALVDNIINPLIAAIFGKPDISGVGTFAINGAAFSIGAVLQAILNFLFVAAAVYFVIVTPMNRLMALRKTGDEPEPAAPSEDVLLLQEIRDLLRGQSLEHRQDLPPAPPAPPSQY
- a CDS encoding SAF domain-containing protein; protein product: MSPEVSPGAPDLTAELLSGLDDLDRPPPPPSRSAMLRRRLPPVLTARGREGRWRRDRARRVLAALLVAVAAGVVVEQIRPHPAPVGDLVVVAARDVTAGTRLADGDVRLERRPVGQHPVTALTTTADVVGRVAAGTVDAGEVWTPGRLAGPGLLAGTTGRVAVAVPLPTDPGTVGVVAGGTVDLLATGTGAVLADHALVLSLPRTGGDDALGGGPTWSVVLAVTPAQAGAVAGALGATSGGPPLLVVHGP